GAAACCTGCAAACTGATTTCCAGTGTTATGGTTTTCTGGAGAATCATGTGATCAGCTCCGGAATGCACAAAAACGTTCATTCCGGGCTGATTTGATAATGAGGAATGCATGCCGCTTCCAATTTTCTTGAGGATTCGATACCAACAGATTAATGAATACCAATTCTTATAAATCGATTTTGATACTTCTGGCTCTGGTCGTGAGTTCCGGCTGTGGTTCCGGGGCGTCTGAAACGACATCCCGTTCCGATTCGCCTGCGACTGAGATCACGCAAGCGCAGAGTGTTGCGGAATTTCCGATCGTCATTAAAGATGACCGGGGACTGGAAGTCAGTGTTCCCCAAAAGCCGTTACGGATTGTTTCGTTGCTGCCGTCGCATACCGAAATTCTGTATGCTGTTGGCGCAGGGAAGCAAATGGTGGGGTGTACAACGTTCTGCAATTATCCAGCGGAAACCGAGCAGCTCGAAAAAGTGGCGCTATCGAATCCGGGCAGTGTGAGCCTGGAAACGCTGGTCGCCCTTAAGCCCGATCTGATCTTTCTGGGAGGCGATTACCAACGCCAGTTGGCAGAGCAACTTACGAAACTGAAGATTCCTGTCTTATCGTTTGAGTCACAATCGGTGGCAGACATCGAACGCTCGATTCGAGGCATCTCTCGTTCTACCGGGCATGCTCAATCAGGGGAAGAATTAATCGCGAAGATCAAAAACGAGATTGCCGCGATTCAAAAACGGATCAAGCCTTATCAGAAACAGGGGCCGCCGCGGGTGTTTTATCAGGTGTGGGATCAACCGTTGATGACTGTGGGCCCCGCTTCTTTTATTGGTGAGTTGATCGACATGATTGGGGCAGAGAATGTATTTGAGGATGTGAAAATTGCGTATCCCCAGGTCAGCGAGGAGACGTTGATCGTGCGCAATCCAGATGTGATTCTGATGCCGCAAACCAAAAAAGCGGAGGCTCCTGATTTGGCAGAGACGATTTCCCGCTTGCGAGAACGGCCAGGATGGAAGCAAATGAGTGCGGTAAAGAATCAGCGAATCTATCTGATTGAGGATGATCTCATTTCCCGGCCGGGGCCACGTGTGGTGCTGGGACTACAAAAAATGGCTCAGGCGTTGTACCCTGAAGCATATCAGGCACACTCATCTTCAGAGCGGACTCAATAGTTCATGCAACCCCGGCAACGTATTCTGGTCTGGCGAATGATCCCGCTGGCGGGTTTCCTGCTGTCGGCGCTTGTGGTGGGAATTCATCTGGGAGCGGTTGAGCTTTCCCTGGCCCAGATCTGGCAAGGACTCGGAAACTCATCCGATGCGTCGCACGTTGACACGATCCTCTGGCAGATTCGGTTGCCGCGCCTCCTGCTGGCGGCCTGTGTTGGCGGAGGGCTGGCAGTTGCGGGAGCCGCGTTCCAAGGCGTCTTTCGCAATCCACTGGCTGATCCGTTTGTGATTGGTGCCTCGAGTGGTGCGGCGCTGGGTGCGACATTGGCACTGTTGTGGATGGCGGGCAGTATTACTGTCATCACAGCGACCTGGCAGATTCCGTGGTTGATCCTATCTGCTTTTGCTGGTGCGATTCTGGTTGTCTGCGCGGTGTTTGTGATTGCGGCGCTGAGCAACATCGGTCGCAACGCACCGCTATTAACGCTCATTCTGGCGGGAATGGCACTCAGCAGCTTTACTGGAGCACTGGTGTCGCTGATCATGTTTTTGAATCACGAAATGCTGACGGCGATTTTCAGTTGGTTGTTGGGAAGTTTCTCGGGGCGACACTGGAATGAGATCGTGATGGCAGGGCCAGTCATTCTGGGCAGTGGAATCGTGCTGTGGCTGATGTCGCGTCCGTTAGATTTACTTTCATTCGGCGATGAGACTGCGATGACGCTGGGGCTGTCGATCGGCAAATTTCGCATGCTCATTTTGATTGCCGCCACCATGTGTACGGCGGCGTGCGTAGCGGTTTCCGGCGTGATCGGATTTCTGGGATTGATGGCGCCGCATATGACACGCATCATGCTCGGCCCGCGGCATGGTTTGCTGATTCCCGGCAGTTGCCTGCTGGGTGCGACGTTGATGGTCGTCGCGGATACGCTGGCACGAACGATCATTGCACCGGCGGAAATTCCCGTGGGCATTGTGACGGCGTTGATGGGCTGCCCGTTTTTTCTGTTCCTGTTAATCAGTCGCGGACAACAAACCAAATGAGCAAAGGCAACCGGCATGAATCAGCTTGAACTCAATCAGGTTTCCTGTGGTTACGCAGACCGAGAGGTGTTGAAACAGATTTCCCTGTGTGTGGAACCGGGCAAGGTGCTTGTCTTACTGGGGCCCAATGGCTCGGGGAAAACAACCCTGTTGCGCGCCCTGTTTAATCTGGTGGATGTGAAAGAAGGGCAAGCCTTGATTGAAGGGCAGGAAATCAGCCGGCTCTCCCGAAAAGAGCTTGCCCGGAAACTCGCGCTCTCACCGCAGATGGAATTGCCACAATGGCCGATGACGGTGGAAGAAACGGTTCAACTGGGTCGGAGTTCACACCGAGGCTGGATGCAGCCTTTCCAGTCCGACGATGCGGCGCATGTCGAACAGGCGCTCCAGCAGACAGGACTGATTGAATTGCAGCAACGAAAAATCACCGAGATCTCCGGTGGAGAGTGGCGGCGAACGTTAATTGCCCGGGCCCTGGCACAACAGACGAACATACTTTGTCTGGATGAACCTACGACTGGACTGGATTTGAAATACCAGGTCGAAATCCTGTCCTTGATTCGCGACCTGGCACATGAGCGGGATCTGACCGTGATGCTGACGATTCATGACTTGAATCTGGCCAGTTGCTTTGCCGATCAGTTTGTGTTGCTCCATCAGGGGCGCATCGAGGCGATGGGAACCGGGGAAGAAGTTCTGACCGAGGCGCGGCTGACGGAGGTCTATCAGACCAAAGTCAAAGTGGTGCCGCACCCGGAATACCAGACGCCGTTGATTGTACCCGTCCTCTGACGGATTCATATCGTTTTGGTTAGCTGCGAACGTAGCTGTCAAAGACGCGAACCTTGGCCCACTTCTCTTTGTTTTCTGCAATGAAGGTGAGGTGATCGTCGACGACTTGATACTTGTCGTGCGATTCTTTGCTGTCAAAGACGACATTCAAGGCGACGTGAAATTCCTGATCATTCACTTCCCGTTGAAATTCGGGGGCACGCATACCGGCGGAAAAGTAGACCACGCCCGGATGATCTTTCAGATATTTGTGGCAGGCCTCTACCATTGCTTCGCTGGCAGCGGGAGACTCATCTTTGAGGGTGAAATAAACCATGTGTGCCAGTTGCGTGTCGGCCATCGTCGGTTCCTTTTGTGTGTTCTAATGGTGTTAAGTTGTAAATATATATTGATTTATGAGAATGGGATGCGGCAAGACTGCCAGATTCCATTTACCTATCTTCTCAAAAAATGGTTCCAATGTCACTGGAACCGGGGGCGAATGAATTTCGTAAATTGTGAAATTTAAAATAAAGAGACTTTAACGATTATGCCGATAAATGAGAAAGGTGGGTTCTTCGTTTCGGTTCATCCAACAGAACCAGTGTTTCCGATTGTGGGAAACAGAGACGAAATCAAGGAGTGCCATTCAGCACACTTAGCAAAAAAAGGAGTTTTTCGATGTCCCCCTGGATTCGAAATTTTATTGTTATTGCCTCAATTGTTACATTATTTTCCGGTACTGGAGAAGAAGCGGAAGCACACATCTTCGGCGGCCGTCTTTTTGGGCGCTTGAGATCACGTTGCTGTTATCCACAGCACAGTCGTTGTGGGCATCGATGCCGCAAGCTGGCACGCCGTTATTTCCGTCGCTGTGCTCCAGTGACGTCTTGCTGCCCGGGAGTTTGTACTCCACCACCTCCTCGGATCTGCTACCAGGATGTAATTTGCACGGAGTATCGTATGATTCCCCAGACTCGAAACGTGCCTGTGACCACCTATAAGCAGGTCACCGTGGATGAAGGGTGCTGGCAGCGTGTCTGGGTTCCTAAGATGGTTACCAAACAGATTCCCCAGACTTGCTATCGACGTGAAACTACGTATGTGCGACAACCATATCAGGTTCGTAAGCGAGTTCCAGTAATGAGTTCTCCCTCGACCTGTACCGACTGTATGAATGGAACGCCTTCTATGCTCAGTCCCTCGATTGTTCCTTCGACACCGACTCCGGTTCCTTCGACAGTCCCCACGCCTACTCCGATGTCGTCGACGTCATTAGATATGGGCGCATATCCAACATTGGCACCGACTGTGGGAGCTTATCCAACTGTGCCTGCGTATCCAACTGTGGCAGCCCAGCCGGCTGTATCCTGGGGCGGAACAACTTCAGGGCCTGCTCTGGCAAGTTCGGGACCGGCCTTTTCAACAAGTCCGACATTACTTCAGGTTCCGGAGCTTCAGTCAAATTCAGAATGGCAGACGATTCCTTCGCAGAATTCGTACTTGAAAACACAGTCTGCGTATGATGATTCTGCTTCACGAACTGCAAACGCAAAAGGAGCATTTGTGCCAGCACCGTCGGCTGCGACTGTCTGGAATACGCCTCGCCGACAAAGACTCAACTAAGTTCATGAGCGTGGTGTGAAAATCACTCATTCGAACCGGAGTCTGCATCAGATGAATGCGGGTTCCGGTTTTTTTCTTGCTCGAGCAGTGCCTGCTGCTCACGTCGGTTCATCTTGTAGAACGCCACACCAAAACCGGAAAAGAGCAGGGCGGGCATGGTGAGCATAAAGGCGATGCTATACATGTACGCGCGCGGTTTCTTATCGTCGGTTTCATTTAACTGTTTACACATCGGGCAGGCTGCAGCCTGACTGATGGCCGCGGGGCTGGAAAACAGGCCGAGCAACGCGGTAGCTAGTAAACAGGAACGAATTAATGAATGTCGCTTGAACATGAGTGAAATCACTTTTAAAACAATAATGGTCTGACAAGATCTACAGTATCAAAAAAATGAGCCGATGCCAACGGAATTATGTACACTTTTCAGGCGGTGCCACCGGGCAAGTGGTATAGCATGAAGTAGATCACCACACCTGTAATCGATACATACAGCCAGATCGGGAAGGTGATTTTGGCGATCCGGCGATGGGCTTCCCACTGCTGTTTGAGTCCGCGTCGGATCGTTACCCAGGCCAGCACCGGGACTGCTGCGGCAAGCACGACGTGTGTGATCAGAATGAAATAGTAAATCGGTCTGATCAGGCCTTCGCCTTCAAATTTGCGTGACGCATTTCCGGTGTAGCTTTGCAGGGCAAAGTGATACAGCAGATAGAACCCCAGGAAGAGAATTGAAGTTCCGAAGGCGGTCAACATGGTTTTTTTATGCTTCTCTTTTTCCCCTTTGCGAATGAACCAGTAACCCAGCATCAGCAGAATCGTCGCCAGTGAATTCAAGACAGCGTTGAGGGCGGGGAGCTGCATCACCCAGTCAGGCGCCGCGGTTTTGACTTCTGCGGGTTCTTGAACCGTTTCTTCCGCAACCATAACTTCTTCTTCCACAGCTGGAGATTTAGTATCTGCTTGTGCGAAGAATGTCGATGTCAGTGACTTTGAGATCATGGGAAATAAGAGCGGACTCAGCGAAACCATGCCGGCTTTCGGGGGCGCAACTGGTTTGGGAGGCTCGTCTGGTTTAACTTCCTTCGTCTCTGTTTTCTGCTCTTCCGGTTTGTCGTCCTCGATTAGTTTGCGAACTGCTTTTCGCAGTGCCGCCAGTTCTTCGTCATTGACGGCGTTATATTTTCCGAGGACACGTCCGTTTTTATCAACCAGCATGACGTTGGTGGTGTGGATGACTTCGAATCCGGGCTTGCGGGCCGGGCCTGTGTTTTCCTGAACGGGCATCAGAAAACTTTTCTCAATCAAGTGGAAGATGTCTTTCTGATCTCCGGTCAGAAACAGCCATTTTTCCGGGTCGGCTCCGACGGACTCTGCATATTGGGTTAAGACTTCGGGCGTGTCGTTTTTCGGGTCGACGGTAATTGTGACCAGCCTGAAGTCCAGGTCTTTCAGATCTTTCTGCAATTGGTAAAACTGGCCCGACACACGCGGGCAGGGACCAGCACAACGGGTAAATACAAAGCAGGCGACCCACGGTTTTCCAAGCAGGTCTTTTTTCGAGACTGTCTTACCACTACGTTCGGTGAGCGAGAAATCCTCGATGCCCTCTTCCGGCCAGATCGGAGCTTTGGATTTGACTTCGATAGTGCCATCTTCTGGTTCGTCTTCTTTCGCTTCCGTAGCGGCTGCTTTTTCAGCTTCGATTTTTTCTACAGCCAGATCACGTTGCTTTTTTAGATTCCAGGTGGCAAAGGCACTGATAGCGACCAGCACCCAGAGTAGCAC
This window of the Gimesia fumaroli genome carries:
- a CDS encoding ABC transporter substrate-binding protein, which translates into the protein MNTNSYKSILILLALVVSSGCGSGASETTSRSDSPATEITQAQSVAEFPIVIKDDRGLEVSVPQKPLRIVSLLPSHTEILYAVGAGKQMVGCTTFCNYPAETEQLEKVALSNPGSVSLETLVALKPDLIFLGGDYQRQLAEQLTKLKIPVLSFESQSVADIERSIRGISRSTGHAQSGEELIAKIKNEIAAIQKRIKPYQKQGPPRVFYQVWDQPLMTVGPASFIGELIDMIGAENVFEDVKIAYPQVSEETLIVRNPDVILMPQTKKAEAPDLAETISRLRERPGWKQMSAVKNQRIYLIEDDLISRPGPRVVLGLQKMAQALYPEAYQAHSSSERTQ
- a CDS encoding FecCD family ABC transporter permease, with the protein product MQPRQRILVWRMIPLAGFLLSALVVGIHLGAVELSLAQIWQGLGNSSDASHVDTILWQIRLPRLLLAACVGGGLAVAGAAFQGVFRNPLADPFVIGASSGAALGATLALLWMAGSITVITATWQIPWLILSAFAGAILVVCAVFVIAALSNIGRNAPLLTLILAGMALSSFTGALVSLIMFLNHEMLTAIFSWLLGSFSGRHWNEIVMAGPVILGSGIVLWLMSRPLDLLSFGDETAMTLGLSIGKFRMLILIAATMCTAACVAVSGVIGFLGLMAPHMTRIMLGPRHGLLIPGSCLLGATLMVVADTLARTIIAPAEIPVGIVTALMGCPFFLFLLISRGQQTK
- a CDS encoding ABC transporter ATP-binding protein encodes the protein MNQLELNQVSCGYADREVLKQISLCVEPGKVLVLLGPNGSGKTTLLRALFNLVDVKEGQALIEGQEISRLSRKELARKLALSPQMELPQWPMTVEETVQLGRSSHRGWMQPFQSDDAAHVEQALQQTGLIELQQRKITEISGGEWRRTLIARALAQQTNILCLDEPTTGLDLKYQVEILSLIRDLAHERDLTVMLTIHDLNLASCFADQFVLLHQGRIEAMGTGEEVLTEARLTEVYQTKVKVVPHPEYQTPLIVPVL
- a CDS encoding Dabb family protein, whose amino-acid sequence is MADTQLAHMVYFTLKDESPAASEAMVEACHKYLKDHPGVVYFSAGMRAPEFQREVNDQEFHVALNVVFDSKESHDKYQVVDDHLTFIAENKEKWAKVRVFDSYVRS
- a CDS encoding DUF420 domain-containing protein; translated protein: MNEPKPIRRIPRFIIVLLWVLVAISAFATWNLKKQRDLAVEKIEAEKAAATEAKEDEPEDGTIEVKSKAPIWPEEGIEDFSLTERSGKTVSKKDLLGKPWVACFVFTRCAGPCPRVSGQFYQLQKDLKDLDFRLVTITVDPKNDTPEVLTQYAESVGADPEKWLFLTGDQKDIFHLIEKSFLMPVQENTGPARKPGFEVIHTTNVMLVDKNGRVLGKYNAVNDEELAALRKAVRKLIEDDKPEEQKTETKEVKPDEPPKPVAPPKAGMVSLSPLLFPMISKSLTSTFFAQADTKSPAVEEEVMVAEETVQEPAEVKTAAPDWVMQLPALNAVLNSLATILLMLGYWFIRKGEKEKHKKTMLTAFGTSILFLGFYLLYHFALQSYTGNASRKFEGEGLIRPIYYFILITHVVLAAAVPVLAWVTIRRGLKQQWEAHRRIAKITFPIWLYVSITGVVIYFMLYHLPGGTA